Proteins encoded in a region of the Bacillus sp. T3 genome:
- a CDS encoding DUF4173 domain-containing protein, which translates to MELKLTKSDWIFFILCLGLGITAEEAFFRDEIGISYLLFIFIFYAVFFWRFRGFSFSHQRFGYLVLICIWLLSISFFIQFNQFFYGLNILAIPFLVIFHLILITSQKTLTWSKPVFLRYIFVRLLESVKYIFGFASIIGKIFIQGKNESKYIVWKKILIGCIISVPVLFVVLNLLMSADSQFELMMGEIPQLFKDFNPENIIRTIVVFIYTFAFFGLLQVLFTKKIKVIMHNEKKAVSFDAIISVTVLVLINAVYLLFTIVQFKYFFSGSLTDGLTYAEYARKGFFELLFVTLINLSITVLVLYFVETRKAVMKRLIQVLLTALVFTSFVMLSSAFIRLSMYEDAYGFTFIRVMAHSFMIFLIVIYMYTLFKIWIEKLSLFHFYFISSLLYYTAMNIVDVNQFIVTKNIERYEQTGKIDPYYLNSLSYTGVLGLIQLYDKNSEIPGLKDLLKERKTFLTDKDASWQSHNLQRKLAIEKLKELQLE; encoded by the coding sequence ATGGAACTCAAATTAACCAAATCTGATTGGATCTTTTTCATTCTGTGTTTAGGGCTTGGGATCACTGCAGAAGAAGCTTTTTTTCGAGATGAAATCGGTATCTCCTACCTATTATTTATTTTCATTTTTTACGCCGTATTCTTTTGGCGCTTTCGTGGTTTTTCATTTTCACATCAACGGTTTGGCTATCTTGTACTGATCTGTATTTGGCTATTGTCGATTAGTTTTTTCATTCAATTTAATCAGTTTTTTTATGGCTTGAATATACTAGCCATTCCTTTTTTAGTAATATTTCATCTCATATTGATTACGAGTCAGAAAACATTAACCTGGAGCAAGCCTGTTTTTCTACGCTATATCTTTGTTAGATTATTGGAGTCTGTAAAATATATTTTCGGTTTTGCATCCATAATCGGAAAGATTTTTATCCAAGGGAAAAACGAAAGCAAATACATTGTCTGGAAAAAGATTTTGATTGGCTGTATCATCTCTGTCCCTGTCTTATTTGTGGTCCTTAATCTCCTCATGTCTGCAGATTCGCAATTTGAATTAATGATGGGTGAAATTCCTCAGTTGTTTAAAGACTTTAACCCAGAAAATATTATTCGAACTATCGTGGTATTCATTTATACCTTTGCATTTTTTGGACTACTGCAGGTTTTGTTTACAAAGAAAATAAAGGTAATCATGCATAATGAAAAGAAAGCAGTCTCATTTGATGCGATCATTAGTGTAACTGTTCTTGTGTTAATTAATGCTGTTTATTTACTATTTACAATTGTTCAATTTAAATACTTTTTTAGCGGATCTCTAACAGATGGGCTCACCTATGCTGAATATGCTAGAAAGGGCTTTTTCGAACTGTTGTTTGTAACACTGATCAATTTATCGATTACGGTACTGGTGCTATATTTTGTAGAAACTAGAAAGGCTGTAATGAAACGATTGATTCAGGTCCTCTTGACCGCTCTAGTATTCACCAGTTTTGTCATGTTAAGCTCTGCTTTTATCCGGTTAAGCATGTATGAGGATGCCTATGGTTTTACATTTATTCGAGTTATGGCACACTCCTTTATGATTTTTCTAATCGTGATCTACATGTACACATTGTTTAAAATATGGATTGAAAAGCTGTCCTTGTTTCACTTTTATTTTATTAGCTCCCTCCTCTATTACACAGCAATGAATATTGTGGATGTAAATCAGTTCATCGTCACCAAAAATATCGAACGGTACGAACAAACTGGTAAGATTGATCCTTATTATTTAAACAGCTTATCTTATACTGGTGTACTCGGGTTAATACAGCTCTATGATAAAAATAGTGAGATACCTGGGCTCAAGGATTTGCTTAAGGAAAGAAAGACGTTCCTTACAGATAAGGACGCAAGCTGGCAATCACATAATTTACAAAGAAAGCTGGCAATTGAAAAGCTTAAAGAGTTGCAGTTGGAATAA
- a CDS encoding PadR family transcriptional regulator codes for MFNRELVKGSTSLILLQLLTERDMYGYELVKELEKRSENGLSVKEGTLYPALHKLEKQEYIECYWQEQEKGPARKYYRITAAGKEVLDEKTQEWQEFVKVMNKVIGRSNNGTAEN; via the coding sequence ATGTTTAATCGGGAATTAGTAAAAGGAAGTACTTCGCTTATTTTGCTGCAATTGTTAACTGAACGTGATATGTATGGGTATGAATTGGTGAAGGAATTAGAAAAGCGCAGTGAAAATGGTTTAAGTGTAAAAGAAGGCACGTTGTACCCTGCCCTTCACAAGCTTGAAAAGCAAGAATACATCGAATGCTATTGGCAAGAGCAGGAAAAAGGGCCAGCGCGGAAGTATTACCGAATCACAGCTGCGGGGAAAGAAGTACTGGATGAAAAAACACAGGAATGGCAGGAATTTGTGAAAGTGATGAACAAGGTGATAGGGAGATCGAATAATGGAACAGCAGAAAATTAA
- a CDS encoding DUF3939 domain-containing protein, with amino-acid sequence MLSKEDELQKEYEHYLKNHLPDGFSFVEDSNQYPTVYVDTEHAIETAKVIEEELRINGYSEDMVKVNHIDSTKQGISFIFDLLYFTEEQAKSCLLLIARTLYRIETSSDTEESSSFFSIFKSKRKMKKRDDDKFEDDITKEEVVKAVRKFSDNLPKGTYRTILVHDDYSIDFEQLRRYLPRTPTQKFYMSKETYEIFEEHERHIPPLMDKVQQAVDQYVKLHKEYPILPYDNLHRVNGYLLVQEKLLDEVPTIEFYITNYDGLISHKKPKK; translated from the coding sequence ATGTTATCAAAAGAAGACGAGTTACAAAAGGAGTACGAGCATTATTTAAAGAACCATCTTCCTGATGGCTTTTCGTTTGTTGAGGACAGCAATCAGTATCCTACTGTTTATGTGGACACAGAACACGCTATAGAAACGGCAAAAGTGATTGAAGAAGAATTGCGTATAAATGGATACTCAGAAGACATGGTGAAAGTAAATCATATAGATAGTACAAAACAGGGAATTTCGTTTATTTTTGATTTACTTTACTTTACTGAAGAACAGGCAAAAAGCTGTTTGCTGTTAATCGCACGAACTTTGTATCGAATTGAAACATCTTCTGACACAGAAGAATCGTCATCGTTTTTTTCTATCTTTAAGTCTAAACGAAAAATGAAAAAAAGAGACGACGATAAATTCGAAGATGATATTACTAAAGAAGAAGTGGTTAAAGCGGTAAGAAAATTTTCAGACAACCTTCCAAAAGGCACGTACCGAACTATATTAGTTCATGATGATTACAGCATCGACTTTGAGCAGCTCCGTCGTTATTTACCAAGAACACCAACGCAAAAGTTTTATATGTCAAAGGAAACCTATGAAATTTTTGAAGAACACGAGCGTCACATTCCCCCACTAATGGATAAGGTCCAACAAGCTGTTGATCAGTATGTCAAACTCCATAAGGAATATCCAATCTTGCCATATGACAACCTACATCGAGTCAATGGGTATTTATTGGTCCAAGAAAAGCTGTTAGATGAAGTGCCAACCATCGAATTTTACATAACGAATTATGACGGACTCATTTCTCACAAGAAACCGAAAAAATAA
- a CDS encoding amidohydrolase — protein MENANLILAKQLRHELHQHPELSNQEIWTKQHLINFLQKYTKLEIVDKGKWFYAIFRADESKKNIAFRADFDALPIPETIDIPYASQNPGVSHKCGHDGHAASLAGFALEIDQSGADKNIFFLFQHAEETGDGAAQCIELIKEHNIEEIFAFHNMSGMAFNSVNVIDGSAHCASKGMTINMEGTLAHASQPEDGANPSFAIATIINAIPDFISTKNNDGLVLCTVVQVSIGEKAFGISASKGDLLLTIRALYQAELTKLQQNLEELAKHQAELYGLKVSFSYTDVFPETANHKESSDKIRKACLEKGFQLVEMKEAFLASEDFGHYLRETKGAIFYIGNGEDYHHIHTYEYDFRDEIIETAVELFKGLAAL, from the coding sequence TTGGAAAATGCAAATCTAATTTTAGCTAAACAACTGCGTCATGAACTGCATCAGCATCCAGAGCTCTCCAATCAAGAGATTTGGACAAAGCAGCATTTAATAAATTTCTTACAAAAATACACCAAGCTTGAAATTGTTGATAAGGGCAAGTGGTTTTATGCGATATTTCGCGCTGATGAAAGTAAGAAAAATATTGCATTCCGTGCTGATTTTGATGCCCTCCCAATCCCCGAAACAATTGATATTCCATATGCTTCGCAAAATCCTGGTGTATCTCACAAATGTGGACATGATGGGCATGCAGCCTCCCTTGCAGGCTTTGCGCTGGAAATTGACCAAAGCGGAGCAGATAAAAATATCTTTTTTCTTTTCCAGCATGCAGAGGAAACAGGGGATGGAGCTGCACAGTGTATTGAATTAATTAAAGAACATAATATTGAAGAAATATTTGCTTTTCATAACATGAGCGGGATGGCTTTTAACTCCGTGAACGTGATTGATGGAAGTGCTCATTGTGCATCCAAGGGAATGACAATCAATATGGAAGGCACCCTGGCACACGCCAGTCAACCCGAGGATGGGGCCAACCCTTCTTTCGCGATTGCAACGATTATTAATGCGATTCCTGATTTTATTTCAACAAAAAATAATGATGGATTGGTTCTTTGTACTGTAGTTCAAGTAAGTATTGGTGAAAAAGCTTTCGGCATTTCCGCAAGTAAAGGGGACTTGCTCTTAACGATCCGTGCACTATATCAAGCAGAATTAACAAAGCTCCAACAAAATTTAGAGGAGCTGGCCAAGCATCAAGCTGAACTCTATGGGCTAAAGGTAAGTTTCTCATACACCGATGTCTTTCCGGAAACCGCGAATCATAAAGAAAGCTCAGACAAAATCCGGAAAGCATGTCTGGAGAAGGGATTTCAGCTTGTAGAAATGAAGGAAGCGTTCCTAGCCTCAGAGGATTTCGGACACTATTTACGGGAGACAAAAGGGGCGATCTTCTACATTGGCAACGGTGAAGACTACCACCATATCCATACTTATGAGTACGATTTTCGCGATGAAATAATCGAAACCGCAGTCGAGCTTTTTAAAGGTTTAGCCGCGTTATAG
- a CDS encoding WG repeat-containing protein, which produces MKSQLAMMRLFPASIKTAEGTKWGYINELGQFVILPKFENAYDFQENGLAIVWSDGLAGVIDQNGQFVIHLKYESIQPFSEGFAVVHEEGQGMKVIDEAGKEITNKAYSFISAFQEGRAVFQDHIHGNDIRYGYLNSKGKIIIPPQYEFANDFHGGKALVRINDRTFALIDMNGKQLQTFPFEQMGVQSEGLVSFKKTNNEKTGYVNESGEIMIPPRFSNAMPFENSRAVVNTSEDIRNQYGLIYKSGEFVIPPNYNEIILLGGNRAAIGEAIDANFPYIGSKFSVADTTNGRFLTGFDFDHVNAYEGEYSSVTKGLTSYFINRNGNKVSNLPSIKGVGTLSLEGNIIKAFVDERISYYERNGKLVWKQNSSIPITRKVRIVERKYRPNKDYLVYYPQIEGMKDESAQAKVNQTLRKESKVKKLPSNEQMNYSYSGDFSVQFLQKNLLVLELTGYEYHFGAAHGMPSKVNIHIDLKSGKIYQLKDLFLLRSDYEKVLSGMIEKKIKEQPDNYFPLDKPIEIKEDQSFYVTKDKLVIYFLPYEIAAFAFGFPEFHIPYEQIKSLINVKGEFWNSFNRNP; this is translated from the coding sequence ATGAAAAGTCAATTAGCTATGATGCGTTTATTTCCTGCTTCAATAAAAACTGCGGAAGGAACGAAATGGGGGTATATAAACGAACTCGGTCAGTTTGTTATTTTACCGAAGTTTGAGAATGCTTATGATTTTCAGGAGAATGGACTTGCAATCGTCTGGAGCGATGGACTCGCTGGAGTGATCGATCAAAATGGTCAGTTTGTCATTCATCTAAAATATGAATCGATTCAACCATTTTCTGAAGGTTTTGCGGTTGTCCATGAGGAAGGTCAAGGTATGAAAGTCATAGATGAAGCTGGGAAAGAAATAACAAACAAAGCTTACTCTTTTATCAGTGCCTTTCAGGAGGGCCGTGCTGTCTTTCAGGATCACATTCACGGGAATGATATTCGGTATGGCTATTTGAATTCAAAGGGAAAAATCATCATTCCACCACAATATGAATTTGCAAATGATTTTCACGGTGGGAAAGCACTCGTCCGAATAAATGATAGGACATTTGCGCTGATCGATATGAATGGCAAACAATTACAAACCTTTCCATTTGAACAAATGGGTGTGCAAAGTGAAGGTTTGGTTTCTTTTAAAAAAACCAATAATGAGAAAACTGGATATGTAAACGAATCTGGCGAAATCATGATTCCTCCTCGTTTTTCGAATGCGATGCCATTTGAAAATAGTAGGGCAGTTGTTAATACATCTGAAGACATTCGAAACCAGTACGGTCTTATTTATAAAAGTGGTGAATTTGTCATACCGCCAAACTATAATGAAATCATTTTATTAGGTGGGAATCGGGCGGCTATTGGCGAAGCAATCGATGCGAATTTTCCTTATATAGGCTCAAAGTTTTCGGTTGCTGATACAACGAATGGACGATTTCTTACTGGTTTTGATTTTGATCATGTAAATGCTTATGAAGGAGAATATAGCTCTGTAACGAAGGGATTAACCTCTTACTTTATCAACCGAAATGGTAACAAAGTTTCAAACCTTCCCAGTATAAAGGGCGTAGGAACACTTAGTCTGGAAGGAAATATCATTAAGGCATTTGTTGATGAACGAATTTCTTATTATGAACGAAACGGTAAACTTGTTTGGAAGCAGAACTCTAGTATTCCAATAACAAGGAAAGTTCGGATTGTTGAACGGAAATATAGGCCTAATAAGGATTACCTCGTTTACTACCCCCAAATTGAAGGGATGAAAGATGAGAGCGCTCAGGCAAAAGTCAACCAAACATTAAGGAAGGAATCCAAGGTTAAAAAATTACCGAGCAATGAGCAAATGAACTATAGTTATTCAGGGGACTTTTCTGTACAATTTTTACAAAAGAATTTACTCGTCCTGGAATTGACAGGCTATGAGTATCATTTTGGTGCTGCCCACGGTATGCCCAGTAAGGTAAATATTCATATTGATTTGAAATCCGGCAAAATTTATCAATTAAAAGATTTGTTTCTTCTACGTAGTGACTACGAAAAGGTTCTAAGTGGAATGATTGAAAAGAAAATCAAAGAACAGCCTGATAACTATTTTCCATTAGATAAACCAATCGAGATTAAAGAAGACCAGAGTTTTTATGTAACAAAAGATAAACTGGTGATCTATTTTTTACCTTATGAAATTGCTGCCTTCGCTTTTGGCTTTCCTGAATTTCACATTCCATACGAACAAATTAAAAGTCTCATTAATGTAAAAGGTGAGTTTTGGAATTCATTTAATAGAAACCCGTAA
- a CDS encoding FbpB family small basic protein, whose translation MRKQHLNMQTLINNNKRDIISNKEEIARIERQIDEKHMSQLQDYKTYK comes from the coding sequence ATGAGAAAACAACATTTAAATATGCAAACACTAATTAATAATAATAAACGAGATATTATTTCAAACAAAGAAGAAATCGCTCGAATCGAAAGACAGATTGATGAAAAGCACATGAGTCAGCTTCAAGACTATAAAACGTATAAATAA
- a CDS encoding DUF1904 family protein, with protein sequence MPQLIFKGIAVEQVKAISSVLVRELAELCHCEEDNFTLEIPQSTYVFNQEEVPAFPFIEVRWFERGQGMQDQFAEILTKHIQSLSVPEVEVAFSVFREAAYYYNGKHF encoded by the coding sequence ATGCCCCAATTAATTTTCAAAGGAATAGCTGTTGAACAAGTAAAAGCAATAAGCTCTGTTCTGGTTAGAGAGCTAGCAGAGTTGTGTCATTGTGAAGAAGATAATTTCACACTTGAAATCCCGCAATCTACATATGTATTTAATCAAGAAGAGGTGCCTGCTTTTCCTTTTATCGAAGTGAGATGGTTTGAACGTGGTCAAGGAATGCAGGATCAGTTTGCTGAGATCCTTACAAAACATATCCAGTCTCTAAGTGTTCCAGAGGTAGAGGTGGCCTTTAGTGTTTTTAGGGAGGCAGCCTATTATTATAACGGGAAACATTTTTAG
- a CDS encoding ABC transporter ATP-binding protein, translating into MSLIPFAVEMTNIVKKFGDITANDHVNFTVKKGEIHALLGENGAGKSTIMSMLSGTYKPDSGRIFVHGKERRIVSPKEALSLGIGMVHQNFRLVETLTALENIILGENGRIWRGKAAMNKMKHEIERISARFGLRFPIDVPIWQLSVGERQRVEIVKTLYRGADIIIFDEPTSVLTPSEAEQLFLTMKEMQRNGKTMIITTHKLKEVMAVADRISVMQKGKMIAGMNTKDASIEEVAKLMMGRDVNVVNYTVPVPDIGKPILKLENLVVRAEHGGKALDNLNFTIHEHEIVGIAGVAGNGQKELAEALTGLIRWESGQVLFKGERLSKPTVQSLIEKGIAHIPEDRMKSGLAGSLGSLDNLLFKSYRTEDRSRFGLLKKKHNQQWAKKLIERFDVRTSDLHCPVQQLSGGNQQKLLFAREIDQNPSLMVAVHPTQGLDVGATEAVHQMLIQLRDSSSGILLISEDLDEVMKLSDKILVLFNGKISGVLRREEADKDMIGRFMAGLTEKEGDVV; encoded by the coding sequence TTGTCTCTAATTCCTTTTGCGGTTGAAATGACTAATATTGTAAAGAAATTTGGAGATATTACCGCAAATGATCATGTGAATTTCACTGTAAAAAAGGGAGAAATTCACGCTTTACTCGGTGAAAACGGTGCAGGGAAAAGCACCATTATGAGCATGCTGTCTGGTACGTATAAGCCTGATAGTGGAAGGATATTTGTTCATGGGAAGGAACGTCGGATAGTTTCGCCAAAGGAAGCGTTAAGTTTAGGTATTGGAATGGTTCATCAAAATTTTCGACTTGTTGAAACATTGACTGCACTAGAAAATATCATTCTAGGTGAAAATGGTAGAATCTGGCGCGGCAAAGCAGCCATGAACAAAATGAAGCATGAAATAGAACGGATTTCAGCAAGGTTTGGCCTTCGTTTTCCAATTGATGTACCGATCTGGCAGCTTTCAGTTGGTGAGCGGCAACGTGTTGAAATTGTCAAAACTCTTTATCGTGGGGCAGACATTATTATCTTTGATGAGCCAACGTCCGTATTAACTCCCAGTGAAGCCGAGCAGCTTTTTCTAACGATGAAGGAGATGCAACGAAATGGAAAAACGATGATTATTACTACCCATAAATTGAAGGAAGTTATGGCTGTTGCAGATCGGATTTCGGTCATGCAAAAAGGGAAAATGATTGCCGGAATGAATACCAAAGATGCTTCGATCGAGGAAGTAGCGAAGCTAATGATGGGTCGGGATGTTAATGTTGTTAACTACACCGTACCAGTGCCTGACATAGGTAAGCCAATTCTTAAGCTAGAAAATCTAGTTGTACGAGCTGAACACGGTGGGAAGGCACTAGACAATCTGAATTTCACAATCCATGAGCATGAAATTGTCGGGATTGCAGGTGTTGCCGGGAACGGACAAAAGGAATTAGCTGAAGCTTTGACCGGGCTGATCCGTTGGGAAAGTGGTCAGGTTCTCTTTAAAGGTGAAAGACTGTCAAAGCCAACCGTTCAAAGCTTAATCGAAAAGGGCATTGCTCACATTCCAGAGGATCGCATGAAAAGCGGCCTTGCCGGTAGCCTCGGGTCTTTAGACAACTTATTGTTTAAATCGTATCGAACGGAAGACCGCTCTAGGTTTGGATTGCTTAAAAAGAAACATAACCAACAGTGGGCAAAGAAATTAATTGAACGATTTGATGTTCGAACCTCTGATCTTCATTGTCCTGTTCAACAGCTTTCAGGCGGGAACCAGCAAAAGCTCTTATTTGCTAGAGAAATTGATCAAAATCCTTCCTTAATGGTCGCTGTTCATCCAACTCAGGGCTTGGATGTTGGGGCAACGGAGGCGGTACATCAAATGTTGATTCAATTGAGAGATTCTAGCAGTGGAATCCTCCTTATTTCTGAGGATTTAGATGAAGTCATGAAGCTTTCAGACAAAATCCTCGTGTTGTTCAACGGTAAAATTTCCGGAGTTCTAAGAAGAGAGGAGGCTGATAAAGACATGATTGGCCGCTTCATGGCTGGATTAACTGAAAAGGAAGGAGATGTGGTATGA
- a CDS encoding zinc ribbon domain-containing protein: protein MSGSGSGCVKCGSKDAGTKEVAMTGTGLSKMFDLQHNTFTVVYCKNCGYSEFYNKKTSTASNLLDLFFGG, encoded by the coding sequence ATGAGCGGATCAGGTTCAGGTTGTGTTAAATGTGGAAGCAAGGATGCGGGCACAAAAGAGGTCGCGATGACGGGGACAGGACTATCAAAAATGTTTGATCTACAGCACAATACCTTCACCGTTGTGTATTGTAAAAACTGTGGATACTCGGAGTTTTATAACAAAAAAACAAGTACCGCTTCAAATCTACTTGATTTATTTTTCGGTGGTTGA
- a CDS encoding TIGR02206 family membrane protein, producing the protein MRSLFFRNHLNKPTGRIAEIIVGISLVLFEVTYHIWMLINGSWNVSHAIPLELCSISLVLTVLLLFTRKKIIYEILLFTALLGASQAIFTPLVNYDFPHFRFFHFFYTHLMSIWVVLYFTWVKGYRPTIWSVFKLFVFLNILMPFIMLINRTVNGNYMFLAHKPKSPSLLDVLGPYPWYIFSLEGLLIALSLLVWVMFREKNKHKIPVVENETIKK; encoded by the coding sequence ATTCGCTCTTTATTTTTTCGAAATCATCTCAATAAACCCACCGGGAGAATCGCAGAAATAATTGTTGGCATATCTTTAGTGTTATTTGAAGTCACCTATCATATTTGGATGCTCATAAATGGCAGTTGGAATGTGAGTCACGCAATCCCATTGGAATTGTGCAGTATAAGCCTTGTGTTAACCGTGCTACTTCTTTTTACAAGGAAGAAAATCATCTATGAAATCTTATTATTTACAGCACTATTGGGGGCATCACAAGCAATATTTACACCACTCGTTAATTACGATTTCCCACATTTTCGATTTTTTCACTTCTTTTATACCCACTTAATGTCGATCTGGGTCGTGCTTTATTTTACTTGGGTAAAGGGATATCGACCGACAATTTGGTCTGTTTTTAAATTGTTTGTCTTTTTGAACATTCTCATGCCATTCATTATGTTGATTAATAGAACGGTTAACGGAAATTACATGTTTTTAGCCCATAAACCAAAAAGTCCAAGTTTACTAGATGTACTTGGACCGTATCCATGGTATATATTTTCGTTGGAAGGACTGTTGATAGCCTTAAGCTTGCTGGTATGGGTAATGTTTCGTGAAAAAAACAAACACAAAATACCTGTCGTTGAAAACGAAACGATCAAAAAATGA
- a CDS encoding GGDEF domain-containing protein — MSFIKKTLYKYDVKIFEDLSALNIRRMYLMGIIMGIINIVHIVVFWINITSSPKYVIHWHYLIIFFHAIMFLFNSFLGFIAYWIEKNRKQGQRISYFIQGLSILTNLLIGISLCVSDQLVTTNINPLLTACIGVGVIFLIPPIVSAAYYIITFLLFFSMVTWTQTAPDLLEHVRINSLTATGMGFGVSWILWRNHFFRAQQQKIIEEQKRELEEKNEYLHYLAIHDPLSGLFTRGYFTELVNEEIIKNMDAISEACIILLDLDYFKKINDRFGHPAGDQVIKETAKIISYGLRQTDVAARLGGEEFIILLPETNLQTGKELAENLRRAIQDYGFEFEGKPLEITASLGVARLTDTFDTCYRQADDALYASKKRGRNCVEVFVDSLITL; from the coding sequence ATGAGTTTTATTAAAAAGACTCTTTACAAATATGATGTAAAGATTTTTGAGGATTTAAGTGCACTAAATATTCGTCGAATGTATTTGATGGGTATTATTATGGGGATTATAAATATTGTACATATCGTTGTATTTTGGATTAACATTACGAGTAGTCCTAAATACGTGATCCATTGGCATTATCTCATCATTTTCTTTCATGCTATTATGTTCCTTTTTAATAGTTTTTTGGGATTTATAGCTTACTGGATTGAGAAAAACAGAAAACAAGGCCAGAGAATTTCATATTTCATACAAGGTCTTAGTATTTTAACTAACCTTCTTATTGGAATTTCCCTTTGCGTTAGTGACCAACTCGTTACGACAAATATCAATCCACTTTTAACAGCCTGTATCGGTGTGGGTGTAATATTTTTGATTCCCCCGATTGTGTCAGCAGCTTATTATATCATTACATTTCTCTTATTTTTTTCGATGGTCACATGGACACAGACTGCCCCAGATTTGTTAGAACATGTAAGAATTAATAGTTTGACAGCAACTGGAATGGGATTTGGTGTTTCTTGGATACTTTGGAGAAATCATTTTTTTAGAGCACAACAACAGAAAATAATCGAAGAGCAAAAAAGGGAACTCGAAGAAAAAAACGAGTACCTCCATTATTTGGCCATTCACGATCCTTTATCGGGACTTTTCACACGAGGTTATTTTACGGAATTGGTTAATGAAGAAATCATAAAAAATATGGATGCTATTAGCGAAGCTTGTATTATACTGTTAGACTTGGACTATTTTAAGAAAATTAATGATCGTTTTGGACATCCAGCAGGTGATCAAGTGATTAAAGAAACAGCAAAAATCATCAGTTACGGACTCAGACAGACTGATGTCGCGGCACGTCTCGGTGGGGAGGAATTTATTATCCTTTTGCCAGAAACAAATCTCCAGACTGGAAAAGAATTAGCTGAGAACTTACGAAGAGCTATACAGGATTATGGTTTTGAATTTGAAGGAAAGCCGCTAGAAATTACAGCTAGTCTAGGCGTTGCAAGACTAACCGATACATTTGATACGTGCTACAGGCAGGCGGACGATGCCCTTTACGCTTCTAAAAAGAGAGGGCGAAATTGCGTTGAAGTGTTTGTTGATAGTTTAATTACTTTGTGA